The nucleotide window TCGTTGTAGCTCGTAGTTGGAGGAATTGTTATAGGATTTGTGTCGGAGGTTGCAGAATCGTCACCGCTTCCGCCATCTCTAATGTTTTTCTGTGAGACTACCTCATAGATCTCTAAATAAAGATgagaggagagagaaaaagatgCATGTCAAACATGAAGAGGAACTTGTTATCGTGTATTGTCATTCCTTTTCATAAAGCAATTCAATGTACAGCAGTCTATTGCAGTTTCCACTTCTGACTGACAACaatgtgttattttgtttatgGGCTCTCAAACTGTGGAATGTCAAAGCAACTTTTTGAGTTTGATTTTGATCAAAGTTGTCACGCAATTCAAGACTAAAAAGCCCTTAATGACACCAAGTTGCTGACCATTATCTTGACTAGTCAAAGTTCAAAAATGTCACAGCTGCTTTTTAAAGTATTTACTACTATCATGGACATGCGGTAAAGTCATGAAATGTTGAGGACTGAATCATCATTCCATACTCGCTCACTAAATGATGACTTGCGGAAGAATTCTAGTTTTTGATATGCTATATAGTCtaagaaaaatgaaacatttttaaaagtgcTAGTAATGTTTCTGTTGCTAGTCTGGTTTTAAATATATTCAACTTTCAAAGATGCTTAACCCCTGAAATGATACTTTAAGGCTATTTTTATCATGTCATTTGCTCCATTGGTGCAGGTCTTAAGGTTAAGACAATCGTCTAATAAAGTGTAATAACGGAACTAGAAcgtgttcttttaacttcatataatcaACAGAGTACCTCTGGAGGACATCCAACACCATTTGTCATTGACACCATTTGTTACTTACAGAGTAAcgtgttatttgaggccataaaaaaaatctccttTCCCAATCAGTTCtgtattgcatctgaggaactgacctgtAACGGGTCCAATTTGATAGTAATTTATCTGGGCATCGCTTCGCAAAAGGCTGTACAAAATGGGAAAAGTTGTTGTAGCAGGTTTATCCACAGGGACCACAGTATTTTATAAGGGACAAAGTTGAGAGCTTTCACGAAATTTGAACATGAAATGATTTCCTGTATTAGAatacatagtccagtcacttcaaTACACAGCAACTGTTTCATGGGTCATTtctcaaatctgaaaatgttaTAGAAAAATCCAACCTGCACTGATAGTAGTGGCCTTTATTGGCCTACAACAggttccaatttattttgtacATAAAAGTAATATATTCCACCTCCAGGAAGGACTCTTTACTGGAGGGTGTATAGAATTGTTcacaaaatatatgatataagtTTATTTGGTGTTCAGAAGCATACACTAAGAGGTTACAATAATTTtgccttttacaacttttttttctgttattaaTTTTTGTACAGGAAAATCAAAACTTTACAGATCCCCGACACTGTCTACATGCCCACCTCTCCAGGGCAGTATTCTGTTCTACTCCTTCATCTCCCCTTGCTCTCCCCCTTGCTAATGAGGGGACTGCTCATGTCTGACAGCAAGAGGGTCTCTTACGTTCGTTGTAGCTCGTAGTTGGAGGAATTGTTATAGGATTTGTGTCGGAGGTTGCAGAATCGTCACCGCTTCCGCCATCTCTAATGTTTTTCTGTGAGACTACCTCATAGATCTCTAAATAAAGATgagaggagagagaaaaagatgCATGTCAAACATGAAGAGGAACTTGTTATCGTGTATAGTCATTCCTTTTCATAAAGCAATTCAATGTACAGCAGTCTATTGCAGTTTCCACTTCTGACTGACAACaatgtgttattttgtttatgGGCTCTCAAACTGTGGAATGTCAAAGCAACTTTTTGAGTTTGATTTTGATCAAAGTTGTCACGCAATTCAAGACTAAAAAGCCCTTAATGACACCAAGTTGCTGACCATTATTTTGACTAGTCAAAGTTCAAAAATGTCACAGCTGCTTTTAAAAGTATTTACCTACTATCATGGACATGCGTTGAAGTCATGAAATGTTGAGGACTGAATCATCATTCCGTGCTGGCTCATTAAATGATGCCTTTTGGAAAAATTCTAGTTTTTGATATGCTATATAGtctaagaaaaaagaaacattttcaaaagtgCTAGTAATGTTCCTGTTGCTAGTCTGGTTTTaaagatattcagctttaaaagATGCTTAACCTCTGAAATGATACTTTAAGGCTATTTTTATCATGTCATTTGCTCCATTGGTGCAGGTGTTAATGTTAAGACAATCGTCTTATCTAGTATAATAACGGAACTAAAAcgtgttcttttaacttcatataatcaACAGAGTACCTCTGGAGGACATCCAACACCATTTGTCATGGACACCATTTGTTAATTACAGAGTAACGTGTTATTTGGGGCCATAAAAAAATCTCCTTTTCCCAATCAGTTTtgtattgcatctgaggaactgacctgtAATGGGTCCAATTTGATGGTAATATATCTGGGCGTTGCTTCGCAAAAGGCTGTACAAAATGGGAAAATTGTTGTAGCAGGTTTGTCCACAGGGACCACAGTATTTTATAAGGGACAAAGTTGAGAGCTTTCACGAAATTTGAACATGAAATGATTTCTTGAATTAGAatacatagtccagtcactttaataaACAGCAAATGTttcaagggtcatttctcaaatctgaaaatgttaTAGAAATCCGACCTGCACTGATAGTAGTGGCCTTTATTGGCCTACAACAGgtccaaatttattttgtacaTAAAAGTCATCCATCTAAACCTTCATTAGGTGGACAAAATGTAGTAGGATGTTCTAGTTTGATTAATTGCAATCTCATCATCATATCAGATATCATGTTAGATAGTCGATGGGCTTGgtaaaacaaaaggttttcAAGTTTTGCAACATTCCAGTACTAATGTAGACCTAGCCCCTTGTACTGCACTACAAGTATTCAAGTCCACCAAAGTTCTACTTTTGGAATTACTGTATGCTcttgacaaggttttcagaaCATGATCTCTGTTCAACTTTGAACTCCACAGACAGGGGCGACATCAAGACAGGTGCAGGGAATGCATaacgcccctccccccctccccctgcaggAACAACTTTCGTGCTGGGTCCTTTTTTGCGTGTCCTCTTgaaattgcccaaaaaaatcttGACGTTGTATCATATAATGtcaattttttcccctttgtaaTATGCAGTTTGATCACAAAATTGCAACTAGTAATCACAAAAATTGCAACGTCTTATCTCCAAATTGCAatgttttatctcaaaattatATTCATTTCTTGCACTTTttgacaaaatgtcaaaataaaaaaatcaatggGTTATGAAGTACAAGAAAGTAAAACTCTATCACTTAATCACTTGAttattcaaatgttattttttcaACTGTCAACAGGGTGGTTTCAATATCCATGACACTTGGGAGTTATCGTTTTGCATGTAACATCATAAATTTGGGACTTTCGACAGGACAAACATAACTTTTTATCACTGAAAAATGTCAGCAACCCCCAGTCGTCAAACCCTAGTAATGCCCATATCCACAACAGGGTTTGTTTATAGATGTTGGATCCACATACCCTGCATCAAGTTCATCCAGGTTTTACTAAgctctagcatattttaatgatGAATATCTTGAAACCTTATTAGCTATAGAAAAAGAACTAGCAATCAAATGTATGTTTCCCTTTTTCTTGACCTACAACATATGAAGACTAAAACAGTGTCTAAAGTTACCCTGTATGGGTTTAAACTAAAATTAAGCTTACTAACACTGAACAGGATTTTATAAACACTAGGCTACTGAGCACCGGTTACATGTTCAAGAACAGGTAACGCACCTGTTAGAATTTGAACAAAGGCTTGTTCCACATTAGTTGAATCCAAAGCTGATGTTTCAATGAAGGATAATGAATTTTTCTCTGCAGAGACAAAAACGGAAGAAAGTTGCATATTCAAACATTCAAGCTTTCAAACATTTCAGGTTTCTTTACCAACTTGGACTGattgaaaaaaaggtttgaAAATTGAGATCCAGATATTGAGTACTGAGCACCCACTTGTAGAGCCTCTAAAGACACATAGGCTATAAAGCTATgtaaaatggtataaaaatagGCAAGCTCACAACAGTGTACTGCTGTTTTCATCTTTTCAAATTCATTTGGAATCACATAtcaccatgtactgtactgtgctgtcaTTTATATAATGAACTACGTAGAAGGCTTCCATATAAGTCTAAACGAATACTGAGATTGCCACAACAATACAACAGACTTCTTAAGGAAGATTCCTTAATCGATGATGTTTCAGAAAACCCTACCTGTATAATACACCTAAGATTCTTTTTAGTCTGATCAAAGCAACAATTAGTTACACCCTTCACAATTTTAAGATGAAACATAATGCCAAGGGAACGTTTCGTCCTACATTACAATGTGTTGAGACCTACCAGCGAAAGCTTTGGCCTCATCTGTTGGTACGGCCCTTAGATGCCGTAGGTCGTTTTTATTGCCAACTAACATGatgataatgttgttgtctGCGTGGTCTCGTAGTTCTTTCAACCATCTGGCCACATGTTTATATGTAAGATGCTTTACAATGTCGTAGACTAACAGGGCCCCAAGTGCACCACGGTAGTACCTGttgtggggggggagggaacaGATATCAAAGTTTCAAACATATGCTAGCAAAATGTGTAATGATGATCTTGACCTTTAGCATGCAAAGAAAGAGGAAGAGCTCTGCATTGGGAATTCTGTCGACTGGCTGCAATATAACTCAAATAACTCAAATATATCTATGCACTCATGTCTGAATAAACTGGATACCAACATTGCAAGCAAGTACTATGAAGAGTACTTCTGTTTATTTACCTTATGCAGGTGTAGCCTCAATGGTCCCAAAAAACTGTTGAACTTGTCATGGTTATTATGATTTGATGATACTGTAGCATACACATACAGTAGATCTGAAGGTATCCAGAAGTAACAAAAACAACCTGGCATACATTATTCCTATAGACAAATTTCCAAAGCGGGGCTCTTTACACTTCAACCCAAAGCACAGTATCAAAGCATTGTAGTTTGTCGTCGAAACTGAGTCAAGAATAAGTTTCCTGACAAAAACTTACACTATGTTAACAGGTGAAATATACTCAAACCTTAGGGGAAAGCTACCCAAAAAAGGAACAGTTTTTGGTAAGAGAATCAACACAGACAGTAGCCGAGTTTTGTCTGGGCAGTGCTGTGCAGTATCTTTATATAAATTTGCTGGATTTGTGTGAACTACTTTTCAAGTTATGAGAGCAGCTTGGAAACCTGATGCTTGCTTGTAGTCAGCCTTGGGTAGGCTGAAGCTGACTCTGGTGCTTTTTTCAGGTTTTTATTTAAAATCAAATCCATATCAAACTGTGTTTTAATCAAACTTTTGCTTGTGAACTGCATCAACAAGTTTCTTGTCTTTCCCAGAGAGTTTAAGTAGTAAAGTCTGTGT belongs to Apostichopus japonicus isolate 1M-3 chromosome 4, ASM3797524v1, whole genome shotgun sequence and includes:
- the LOC139966198 gene encoding ras-related protein Rab-11B-like isoform X1 encodes the protein MGTRDDEYDYLFKVVLIGESGVGKSNLLSRFTRNEFNLESKSTIGLEFATRSIQVDGKTVKAQLWDTAGQERYRAITSAYYRGALGALLVYDIVKHLTYKHVARWLKELRDHADNNIIIMLVGNKNDLRHLRAVPTDEAKAFAEKNSLSFIETSALDSTNVEQAFVQILTEIYEVVSQKNIRDGGSGDDSATSDTNPITIPPTTSYNEQIYEVVSQKNIRDGGSGDDSATSDTNPITIPPTTSYNERKRPSCCQT
- the LOC139966198 gene encoding ras-related protein Rab-11B-like isoform X2, yielding MGTRDDEYDYLFKVVLIGESGVGKSNLLSRFTRNEFNLESKSTIGLEFATRSIQVDGKTVKAQLWDTAGQERYRAITSAYYRGALGALLVYDIVKHLTYKHVARWLKELRDHADNNIIIMLVGNKNDLRHLRAVPTDEAKAFAEKNSLSFIETSALDSTNVEQAFVQILTEIYEVVSQKNIRDGGSGDDSATSDTNPITIPPTTSYNEPFCEAMPR